The Actinomycetota bacterium genome contains a region encoding:
- a CDS encoding DUF3892 domain-containing protein: MAMYTVVRVRKEWSEDRSHRHIEGVLTAANTYYSCQEVVSSIDAGDVWNTNVEGYSARITAQGYCPIPSCTAKPYLKTRPDSWDLDNLENLPEG, translated from the coding sequence ATGGCGATGTACACAGTCGTGCGAGTGCGCAAGGAGTGGTCCGAAGATCGCAGTCATCGGCACATTGAAGGTGTGCTGACCGCAGCCAACACCTACTACAGCTGCCAGGAAGTGGTATCGAGCATCGATGCTGGCGATGTGTGGAACACCAATGTCGAGGGATATTCGGCAAGAATCACAGCGCAGGGTTACTGCCCGATCCCCAGCTGCACGGCAAAGCCGTATCTCAAGACACGACCTGACAGTTGGGACCTGGACAATCTGGAGAACCTGCCCGAAGGTTGA
- a CDS encoding peroxide stress protein YaaA translates to MLILLPPSESKSAPATELPAAVSFAELNPVRTRIMRALVKMCSGNQARASKALGLGRTQLDQLALNSQLATAACGPAIDIYTGVVFEALSADTLTPRQRERLHAHVLIASGLHGLVRPLDSIAPYRLSANSKITGLPGLASLWRAPIGTILHNSNGPILDLRSQAYVSLAPIPKESLSRSISVRVLQEQDGKRTVVSHFNKATKGLLVRDLVRRGAMATSTSALTQQLTELGYQWEMQEQSGAGMRLDIITHYTPGKVSTPRK, encoded by the coding sequence ATGCTGATCCTGCTGCCGCCCAGTGAGTCCAAATCCGCACCAGCAACAGAACTGCCTGCCGCTGTTTCCTTTGCTGAACTCAACCCAGTTCGGACCAGGATCATGCGGGCCTTAGTGAAGATGTGCAGCGGCAATCAGGCCCGAGCGAGCAAGGCCTTGGGGTTGGGGCGCACTCAACTCGATCAACTTGCGCTGAACAGCCAACTCGCAACAGCGGCCTGTGGGCCGGCGATCGACATCTACACCGGGGTGGTGTTCGAAGCGCTCTCAGCGGATACGTTGACACCACGACAGCGCGAACGCCTGCACGCGCATGTGCTGATCGCATCCGGACTGCATGGATTAGTCCGGCCCTTGGATTCGATCGCGCCCTACCGACTCAGTGCAAATTCAAAGATCACCGGATTGCCGGGGCTCGCTAGTCTTTGGCGCGCGCCGATAGGAACCATTCTCCACAACTCAAACGGACCGATTCTGGACTTGCGATCGCAGGCATATGTTTCGCTGGCCCCGATCCCCAAGGAGTCGCTGTCTCGATCAATTTCAGTACGCGTGTTGCAAGAGCAAGACGGCAAGCGAACAGTGGTCAGTCATTTCAACAAGGCTACGAAGGGGCTTCTTGTTCGAGACCTCGTTCGCCGAGGCGCGATGGCCACCAGCACCTCCGCTCTCACTCAGCAGCTCACTGAACTTGGCTACCAATGGGAGATGCAGGAGCAGTCAGGTGCCGGAATGCGATTGGACATCATCACGCACTACACGCCCGGGAAGGTATCGACTCCACGCAAGTGA